One Primulina eburnea isolate SZY01 chromosome 4, ASM2296580v1, whole genome shotgun sequence genomic window, tatatatataatttaagaattgagatatgtaattacaagatcttgataacaactaaatataagtttttgtgatGAAGTTAATTTTGTCGTTACAattcaatatataaattaaatcactcttgttaaaatcataccaaacattcaaCATATTATCTTATTATTATATTCATCCTTGATTTATcattatatcatatcatatctacCAAACTGTACCTTAATATTTAAATGGTCAGGGACACAAGCTTCTTCTAGCTTCTTCTGGGTTTCCCAACCTTTTCTCTTCGAAGTGAAAAGATTCAATTCGCCTCTATAAATGAAAGcatttgtaataaaaataataatttatttatttatattatttctgAAGTAAGTAGTGTGCCTGTCAATTTAATTCGAGTTAATTGACtagatttttacataaatacattaaattatttaaatttaatttgctgatatattaataaatttgtAAATACATGTGTAGCAGAACTAATCTGTTGTAATGCTTATCTATCGTGTTTATAAATTACCTTGAAAATCACGGAGAAAGTAGGCCGGGATAATCCATCAAGAAAAACAGGTTACCCTCGGAGAAGATCATCCCATCATATGACCCTTTCTGGCCTAATCAATTTTCCAACTGACTTCGTTTATTAATAGTGTAACTATTTTCATTGTCGAGCATGTCGCACAAAGCTTGCTACATGCTCAAGGCTTGCTAGCAATATTTACTCCAAAGGGTAGCAGCCcgtcacaaaaacaaaaacaaacaaagaTCCAAAGTCTTACCGTCATCACATGAAGATAAAGAGGATAGCcaaatcaattaaaaatgtaATCCTTTAGGAGAAAAAAGAGTGAAGTATGCAATTATCATGTAAAATGAGTTTGCATGATGCTACTCAAACCAATCTCACTTCCATAGAAGAACTAATCTCCATTATATTCAATGGTAGGCCAGTTTTGATCAGCCTGCGATTTCACAAATTCAGCCAACAGTTTGATCTCATCTTCTTGTAGACGTGGTCCAAATGTGCACTGACCCCGGGGTGTGCAGTTCTCACCAAAGCCCTACATGATGAAGAGGACATGAAGTTCAATCCTCAATTCTACAAAGCATCTATTAATATGTCTTTCTCACTGTGAAACTTACTGGCATTCTTCCCTTTCCGAAGTATGTTACGCGATATATTTCCTCTTCTGTATCAACTCCATTTCTGCACTCCACCAAACACTTCACCAATTGTTTCTTGTTTTGATACAGAAGGATTACTCAACAATTGAGATCATTAATATTATACAGAAATTTTAAATAACAAACTAGAGGCCTGGAATTACAGAAGGCAGATTGACATCAAAAATGAATGAAGATTAAACTATATCAATCAATGTATGAATCTTGTATTAATGGCGAGAAATAACAAAAACGAAATGCGAGGGCTTGTTGAATCCTGTATTACCTTTGTAGGTCTTTCAAGAAGAGTGTTGCACCCTGGAAAGATGACTAGAGTTAACTAAGTCTTATTTTGCTGAGATTTAGAGTGTTATCAGAAGATAAACTCACGGGCTGGATAATGTTTCCTCCACCGTCATGGCATCCTATGCAAGCTCGGCGAACAAGGTACCAGATTTCTGAGCATCCAAAGTTTGCCCAAGTGCCACTGCATTAAAGAAAAAACATAAGTTGAAAGAGCAAGCATAGACTAAGAACTACAAAACTTGACAGTTCTCGATAATCTTCCAATCCAGACCCGGTCCTAGAACAAATTTTGTAGGACATTATAAGCAAAAACTTTCCAATAACATCAACTGAATTTCTCTTTCATAGCTCTTAGATAAATATGTTGTAgataattttatgctaaggtagCATAAAATCTATTCAGTGAACAGAACAAGGGTGGTTCAATTCAGTTGCTAGATACATACAATACACAAgcgattaaaaaaaaacatgggTAAAAAAGATAACAAACTACAAATTGGGAAAAAGCTTTTAATTGTAGCTAAACTGGCTCGACCATTGAAATAATAATGACAGCACAATGCAGGTCCTGGCCTCCAAGAATTTAGTATGAAGAGCAAATATATTGAAGAAAAAGAACGTAATTTACTGGTTTACCATGGGGTGAGGCTGAAATGTCGGGCATTGAGAAAGGGGATAAGGCGAAGACGGTAGCGATTAGCGGCGGAGCAAAGTATTTGAACAACTTCACTTGAGGATGCTTGTGAATAGAGTGATCATGATCTGGTGCTCCAACAATCTTGTTTCTCTTCgttcgaaatttcagaaattCAAGACAGGAAACCACCGCTGACGCAGTAACATCAATCAGCGCGATGAAGAAGATAGAGAGAAGATTACCTGTTTTGAAAGAGCGGTAGCAGTAGTGATAGCACAAGTCGGCGGCATAAGTGACACGAGAAACTGCTGCGGCATGGTGTGTCTCCCCGCCTGCACCCCACCTATACTGCTGCCACCGCAAATTTTCTGTCTACCTCTGAACGAACGTATCGAGTGTAGTTTAATTGATTAATCTGATTTATAGAGTATTGTATAAACTCAAAATATGACAATTTATGTAATATGTATcgaaaaatatcaaataaatctAATAATTGTAAAAACTAAAAAAGTAATAAAGATATTGTGAGGGCCGTTATCCTAATCACGATTTATTAACATGCAATCTTGATTAATCACTAAACAACGGAaaagtgagttaaaaatttgcGTTTGGGCCTATAAAAATTTTGGTATGACCTTCGCGTAAATAGGACATACCAGAAAATCAAATACTCAAAATACACAACATATGCCCTCAATAAACACAACAACGTAAACATGTGTCAGCCAGACACGATCATGACATATACAAACCAAAATATCATATAACCGACAAGGCTCGATAATACCATAATACAATCCtccaaatatatacatataatatctgGGAGATAGCAACACCACGCAATACCTAAATACAACTGAGCCACTCTCAAGGAGCTCTGGTACTTCCTGAGCCTTCCTCTCGAGCGCCTGAGGTCGAACCACCTGTACCACCTGTCATGTCCACACACAAAAGACACGACAGCCCCTCTCGGGGGTCAGCATACCTCAGTACGAGACATCAAGAAACCACGATATATGACATAGAAATGCAATGATGCCATGCATGAATGCAATGCATGAATAGGTGCAAGATATCAGGATATCAGGAGTCAAATGATCGATATCAACAATCATACATATATGCTTGAGCTGGTCCACGACTCAGCGGACCGTGCCTGAGATATGGCCCAGCCTCGAAGCCAGCAACTACCTAAGCCGGACCGAATCAAGGTAGCCAAACATCTCCAGAAcaccatatcatatcatatatataacgGATCTCAACCGAAATATAACTGGATCTCAATAACAGATAGGCTCAATATGATATGTTCAGTGGTATTGATGTGTCTAACGAAAATAAAATGTGTGTGAaccaaagaaatattttattttattttgcacatCAATTACCAACTGATAATATGCGAGTCagcatataatatcacataaatcagcaaatagcaaataaatcatacacAGGATCATCAGATGCCTCTGTCAGACATCGTGAAAATAACTGATCTCTACGTACCTCAACTAATTTACCAGTAACTTAAATCGTCAAGAAAGTCCTGGAAATGCCAACTCAAACAAATCActtgaatattaatttaaatggtcttattatcatataaaaatcTCACAACCATTCAAATTCACTAAAAATCCAATTTCAACAATTTaggtattttaaattcttaaaattCCAATATTTAACTAAAATACCTAAATCAATTATTTCTATTTTAATTCGTCGCAAATCATCGAACTAGCTGATACTCGATTTATTCATCTCAATACTTCAAAATCTTTAATTACATATTCTGAAAATCGCTAACagatttctaaaatttgatcgaTACCTCGACTCAACTCAAAGTTTGTACCtacatccaaaaatataatcaatatcaatattgaTATCACATTTAACCAAAAAATGGAGCAACCCTTAAACAATTTCTGGAATCATAATTTATACCTcaatatatataccaaaacgAAGCCTATGACCCAGAGAACAAAAGCCCTCAATCGATTTCCGAACTCCGGCTACGTACGGCAACGATTTAACGAAGAAACGGGCGACGGGTTTCCGACTGGTTTTTGAAAAATGTCGAGAAACACTTCAATATGCGTACCAAAACGTAGCTCTCGTCGAGAGCTTTCTAACCATATATTTACTTTAATTTTCGGTCACCGGGACGGCTGCAATCGGCGGTCAAAGAGACGCGGTGGTTTGAAGCTTTGTTACGGGAAAAGTTGAGGTTTTCAGATGGTAAGGATGAtgattaatattatataatatatatatatatatatatatattaatattatacgTGTGTTCATCTTTTATGTTTTCGAGATTTGAAATTTGACTCGGTctatattatttcaaatttcaacTCTTGTGtgctataaaatttaaatatacatTTTAATATTGTCTATAAACCGAAATTTTCTAATACATATTTTAAAcacacaatttaattatttgacttaattattttaaatcccttaacttaaaataattaatcttaaTTATTGCCAAATGACATATATTTAACACGAATCATTACAGATATCCACTTTAAATTTTGTATATCTATGAAATAAATTATCATtgaaaaaacatatttttagtTCTGATTTTACCCAATGGTACTCAATTTATCCAAATCTCTACCAAGTTCGATATACGCTAAAAAGAATCCAATACAATAATTtgtcatgtttattttaaagaaCATTTGTCATCTTTATTTTGATTATATAATTATTCCTTAACTTTCTGG contains:
- the LOC140829153 gene encoding LOW QUALITY PROTEIN: cytochrome c6, chloroplastic (The sequence of the model RefSeq protein was modified relative to this genomic sequence to represent the inferred CDS: inserted 1 base in 1 codon) — translated: MIPEIVVQVVRPQALERKAQEVPELLESGSVVFRGRQKICGGSSIGGVQAGRHTMPQQFLVSLMPPTCAITTATALSKQRNKIVGAPDHDHSIHKHPQVKLFKYFAPPLIATVFALSPFSMPDISASPHVALGQTLDAQKSGTLFXRACIGCHDGGGNIIQPGATLFLKDLQRNGVDTEEEIYRVTYFGKGRMPGFGENCTPRGQCTFGPRLQEDEIKLLAEFVKSQADQNWPTIEYNGD